ACGTTTGGGCTCGAAATTCAGTTTCACTGGAGCAGTCTGCGCGGGAGATAGTGTCCAAgagtgtgtacaatacacatgTAAGTGCATTATTTATTCGCTTACTCCCAAAGTCCGGCGTGACAGTAGGTACTCAtgaccagtgagagatcaggcgcagaACCAACTGCTTTACGTGCTCTAACGAACcaacgactatcgtaagtgtcaatgtccatacttccatactaatgttataaatgcttaagtaactctgtctgtctgttactcaatcacgcctaaactactgaatcaatttgaaatgaaattcgGTACAGaggtattttgatacccgagaaaggacaaaggctactttttatcccgggaaaatgacgcattcccataagaaaatttaggtggcggacgaagtagCGGATAAAAGCTAGtttgaaattaatgaataaattattggaTTTTAAACTATGTCTCGTTAAATTACAGTTACATTTTACATACCTGATACTGCGATATAGTGACGGAACTGCCATCTCTCGTGTTAACAATGACGAGAGGCTCCGCGCACACGTACGACATGTTCCACGGAGCCCCGACTCGCATGACAGTCCTGCCTACTTCCTCACCAGCTTCCAGTAACGCCACGTTATCTAACGAATGTAGGAATTTAGTGGCCGTTTACGAGATTTATGGTATTATAAAACAccagacattatttttaaacgatgTAAAACTTACAAGGACGTCATAAGGCTTGGTTTTTACCAATGTATAACTtacgaacataatattatcatgcttgttatacctaaaggtttataaaatacacccgtcatttcgctatttacaatgtaagtcccTTGTAATAGAGAGCGAGCTTATTGCAATATAAcgagcacgttaccaaagtCCTTGATGTTATCattcatagtttattttttggcGCCATTTGCAAATTATTGCGCAATAAATCAGAGTTATCATAGAcaatgtgattatttttttgtagaattaaGACCTTGATAATACTGATTTGTGCAAAAAACGTCACGTCGGGATTCATGGTCGCAATTTCGCGGTTCAAAATAtctcataatttaaaattacagaaaatgGACGTAAATATAACCTAAAACCCATCCGTGCTCTTGAAAGTTGAAGTTGAATTCCAATTCAAAGTCTGTGTATGCCATTTTGGTGGACATCGTGCGCCGGGACCAAGTCTCTTCGGCTATCATCGGCAACTGGTTGAAGACTGCTCTGCGGGTTGGTGTTGATGCGTACACATCTAGATTATAgttaaagtattaattaaataagacaTTACTATCTGAACTCTTCTCTCGAGATAAAAGTTACAATAGGTAAGGAACGTTTTGGTCATGCTGGGCTTTTAAAAAAACTCCGAAATGTAAGGCTTCCTCAAGCCAAGAAAGGAGACGCCTGACTTGCGTACTTTTCCATAAACCACTTACTTAGACAAGATTGAGACAGAGAGACATAGTATTTGCTATATTTTGGaaagaatcgaacccacgatcgtCGGTAGCAGTAGGTAGAACTATGTTGGGCATACTGGCTAGGTCCCTATTGTATATCTTTAAAACATACCAGAAAACCGAAAAAGAGCTCCTGAAGACACCACCATTACTCCCAAGTCTTTAGGCAGAGGAATCGGTTTTATCGGCACGAACCGTAACTTTTCTACCTCAACAGGATTCACTTTCCCGGTATAAAACGCTACTATTGGTCCCGTTTTCATTTGACGGACCAAATGCGATACTTCACGAATAATCAAATCATGACGCCGCAAAACATCTATGCGGGTCTCATTCATGCCATCTTGgaaatatatgtaaatgtatttaaatgaatcCATTAACTCCAGTTTCGTACGTGATCGTAAATGGAAGACATTGTATTGCTGCGGCTGGAAAATTTGAGTTAACAATCTGTAGGGGTCAATAACGGCGGGAAAATATTTCGCTTTTTTTTCCCGAATGTTTTGGCGGAGGTACTGATATGGTGAGCCTCGTTTGTCTTTCAGGCTTATGTCCTCCACGCTGAAGTGTTCTTCAACGAATATTATAACTCCAGCGCTGTGTCTTATTGCGTCGTGAATAATATCTGCGAATTTAGAAGTGCTCATTTTCTCAAAAGGATTCGGACCTAAATTTAGATGCACCATCGCTTGTTCTTGGTCTATCATAAACACTGGTAGTGTATTTTTATCGGCTGCagtttggaaaataaataacgttAACATGTAATACAGGATCATTACTAAGCTATTATTTGagcttaaattaaataattatgccttattttaaaagaaaactgcagtaatattaatatttgtcacAATGATAATACCTTATGTCAAgaattattctttgttttctCTAAAAAGTTTCCTGAACTTCATCTTAACCTCTCAATAAGTTTAGATATGCTTCGCTGTTTTCTATGCTTTTAATTATTAGCTACCTATTACGGTATGATAAGTTAAATTGATGCAATTTTTATTAGTGGTTGCTATATggttaggtaggtacttaaaaatatttagtacctaGCTGAAACTTCcaagtttttattaatctaaAGAATAATCTATGACTTTTAGTGGGGTGCTCCTGTTATAGCTTCTTCTGCTTTTTGTTTATGACTAATTATGACAGTCTATGATCAACTATTTGTCTTTTGGTAGAAAACTGTATCATAGTTCCAATAGTTAAGGCAAACATTTTAGAAATTAGTATTGACCTTGAAGTcgatactgaaaaaaatattccacgTATTCCGTTccaaattatagttttatttataaaaataaagttagatccactatataaatatttcccTAATTTTctccatacaaatattattgatCAAGCATTATTAGGTCAATTATAAGCAATAATTTGGCAACATTAAACAACCATAGACAAAGCGTCAAAGTTATCATATGATCACTTTTCACATGACCGATGGTCAATCGTCATCGCCCAAACGCTGTCTTTTTATGACAATTTTGGGCTAAAATATTAGCTTTTAGTCCGTTTACGTCCATAGTTTAGCCTTAAAAAATGGCGTTTTGCCGTTTGGTGTTCCCGTTGTTAGTTTTAAGTGTAGTTAGCTGTTATGGGTACGAATCGAAAGTCCCTGTGTATATTTGGGGCGACCTGCCTTACACTTCGCAGAAATCCAATCCCCTGGAGACGCTTCCCTCATCCGAATTCCTCGATATCGTGCAAAAGGAGTTGGCCGACCGTCCCCTGACTGTTGTTTTCGTCGAGAACTCGCTGTCTGTGGAAGACTTTTCGTTGAAAAACGGCGATGGTAAGACATCGTACCCGTATTTGCAAGCGAACATTGGTAAGTCGATCTACTTGCCTTCAGTCCGCGAGGCCGTGTCTGTATTGGAAGATATCGCTGGCCCGAACCCTAGCCGTATAACGAAAATCGAAGATGGCTTGACGGAAGAGCTGCCAGGCAAGGCGTTAGAAACCGACTTCATTTTCATCACTCTTGAGGATGCTAAAGACGGTGAATCGAGGGCCGAGCTCCTGAAACGCCACGACGACTTCATGAAAGTGACTGTCGCTCAAATGAAGGAACACCACGACAAGGTTGTAGCGATTTACTCATCAAAGTACCCGTCATGGATCATTCCTACGACCGAGTCCCACAGCCGTAAGCGTCGTGCTGTTGCCATCAGTGAGAACAACACTTTGGACGGACTCCGTTTGTACTCTAAAGCTATCTCGGTGAAGACTGACAATGAATCACTGCCGCTGACCTCGATGGTGAGCTCGTCTTCGCAGTTCGCTGAAATGTCCATGAACACTACTCTGGGCTTCGAGAATGACACAAGCATTACCCTCAACTTCGTCAAGAACGGCTATGGATACTGGTACTTCTGTGAGTATAAAGATTTATCACTATTAGAAgcttaattaacttttttgcCAAAAAATTTTCACCATCAAAATACAGATATAATATTCTGTATGAATTATTCACCCCCagcttctgaggtacatttaacagtagtttatctattcaatagggtttaaactcatattaacATGACAGTTTAGCATTAGATTTGAAAGATTCaccttaataaaataaataaaatttcacataAATATGAAAGCTACCTTACTAACCAACAGTCATATCACACCTATTGTTCCCAACGGTGTAGGCTGAGGTGTATTCTTCATTAACTATGTTAGTCTTGTAtagagagtgatgtaatacTAACTGGGAAAATCAACTTAACAACTGAATGTCAAAACGTCATAATGTTGAGATGCCCtaagccagttgcactcactggaaaacaatctgtgggttaagctaacCTCGGATATTAAGTGATATTTGTCCTGGGTGTCTCCGTACTTAATTGGTCCCTGTtgctgtcaattaagataaaacaGTTGTTACAGGCCTTTggatggcttgaacaactttgacactagcaTGATTATTTCCTTTTGCGGAAGTTGTCCTTAAGATGATGTTTTTTAAGGAGAATTACCCcattattgtattgtaactGGTAATATAAGATGTGTTATAGGTTTCTAATTCTAATAGTCTTTATATCAAGAATCTGATTATATCAAAATAGTTCAGTCTCTCTGATAAAGCATTGACATACTGTAATAGATAGGTtcataaaatataggtatgctactaatattatatatgcaaaagtttgtgaaaatggatataatatatgtatgtatgttacttgTTCATGAAGAAATTAACagattttaaagaaagaaatttGATACaacaaatagtttaaaatattgattaacacataggatactttttaccaatATCGTTTCATGCAGGCAAAGTTGCAAAATTCAgccatttatttatgtagcttATTAAACAGACTGACTTTTGCattcatattatttgtatggAGCATATTATACTGTGGAAAAAAGCCAAACAACACTCATAATTTCTCTACCAAGATGTTTGAAGTTTATAAAATTCAGTCAAATTCATAGTATTTGCTATATTATGTAAAGATCATATATACATGTGACTTATCAAAGTCAGCTGACTTGAAATGATGACAACTAAAATTATTGTGTTGGATTATTGTATTGCTATTGTTTATTATGAATCTATCCAAAGACAGGTGTATATGTTTCATCTTTCTCAAATCTAGGTAACCTAATAAAAATCCTGGATCTACCTACACTGTTAGGGATTTGAacatattaggttggggaaaaaagtcttttcgcattatagtatgtatgaacttgtaataacatctctttggcttc
The DNA window shown above is from Anticarsia gemmatalis isolate Benzon Research Colony breed Stoneville strain chromosome 29, ilAntGemm2 primary, whole genome shotgun sequence and carries:
- the VhaAC45 gene encoding vacuolar H[+] ATPase AC45 accessory subunit, translated to MAFCRLVFPLLVLSVVSCYGYESKVPVYIWGDLPYTSQKSNPLETLPSSEFLDIVQKELADRPLTVVFVENSLSVEDFSLKNGDGKTSYPYLQANIGKSIYLPSVREAVSVLEDIAGPNPSRITKIEDGLTEELPGKALETDFIFITLEDAKDGESRAELLKRHDDFMKVTVAQMKEHHDKVVAIYSSKYPSWIIPTTESHSRKRRAVAISENNTLDGLRLYSKAISVKTDNESLPLTSMVSSSSQFAEMSMNTTLGFENDTSITLNFVKNGYGYWYFSNVVLSLPQLTETLRPTGEEPVYALEGFAYRCAQYVSFTSVNESKTYTVTFEDLKVQPYFSVTNGTPAWGDSFNCVGFFTAPIWAGLFVVFILLSITFYGIMMMLDIRTMDRFDDPKGKTITINAGE
- the LOC142985141 gene encoding uncharacterized protein LOC142985141, with product MILYYMLTLFIFQTAADKNTLPVFMIDQEQAMVHLNLGPNPFEKMSTSKFADIIHDAIRHSAGVIIFVEEHFSVEDISLKDKRGSPYQYLRQNIREKKAKYFPAVIDPYRLLTQIFQPQQYNVFHLRSRTKLELMDSFKYIYIYFQDGMNETRIDVLRRHDLIIREVSHLVRQMKTGPIVAFYTGKVNPVEVEKLRFVPIKPIPLPKDLGVMVVSSGALFRFSDVYASTPTRRAVFNQLPMIAEETWSRRTMSTKMAYTDFELEFNFNFQEHGWVLDNVALLEAGEEVGRTVMRVGAPWNMSYVCAEPLVIVNTRDGSSVTISQYQVQPRLTDYRRRVPGGGSPVDLHEGSINFGRSTNCGPYFNIAILSCLMITFLCLTICMYGIVNLMDCRSNDRYDDPNAKQLVISEN